In Topomyia yanbarensis strain Yona2022 chromosome 2, ASM3024719v1, whole genome shotgun sequence, one DNA window encodes the following:
- the LOC131681890 gene encoding serine protease 44-like, with translation MKIFADFFVGLVILKLVAAASLNESLEDSVVVEASSEFKPRQPRHIWLSTRTTTWAQALGDGSPCLTSKGHLGFCTSFRKCYPYFKVPDLSVWESWVLGNYDTCSYFNEEGRQAFGVCCTNPITPIPSTESSTESSTTTLGTANEIGDESKQKPPKNNNYPSWPPPIPTHPPDHTPATHPPSFTTSTVVSLVSDSTTKKPASTTWPTKPMRPTGPNQPTNPPMIWPPPVPTHPPTPSIEQTTTSSIGSPGSGSFNGGCGMKNGNPDTERIVGGHNADPNEWPWIAALFNNGRQFCGGSLIDNIHILTAAHCVAHMSSWDVARLSVKLGDHNIKSNTEVTHTERRVKRLVRHRGFDSRTLYNDVAVLTMDQAVQYTKSVRPICLPTGDSTRAYNGLTATVIGWGSLRENGPQPSVLQEVNLPIWSNGECSRKYGSAAPGGIIETMLCAGQSAKDSCSGDSGGPLMISDGRWTQVGVVSWGIGCGKGQYPGVYTRVTAFMPWITKNTKDN, from the exons CTAGCAGCGAGTTCAAACCACGCCAACCACGCCATATATGGCTGTCGACGCGTACAACCACATGGGCCCAGGCACTTGGAGACGGGAGCCCTTGTTTGACCTCAAAAGGACACCTCGGATTCTGTACGTCATTTAGAAAATGCTATCCCTACTTCAAGGTTCCTGATCTGAGTGTGTGGGAATCGTGGGTGCTCGGGAATTACGATACCTGCAGTTATTTCAACGAAGAAGGAAGACAGGCATTCGGTGTATGTTGTACGAATCCAATCACACCGATCCCTTCTACAGAATCAAGTACCGAGTCTAGTACCACAACACTGGGTACCGCAAACGAAATAGGCGATGAATCAAAGCAGAAACCGCCAAAAAACAATAACTACCCAAGTTGGCCTCCACCAATTCCAACACACCCACCAGACCACACGCCCGCAACTCACCCGCCATCCTTTACCACATCGACTGTTGTCTCTCTGGTATCCGATTCGACCACCAAAAAACCAGCAAGTACAACATGGCCAACGAAACCGATGCGCCCCACAGGACCGAATCAACCTACGAATCCACCAATGATTTGGCCTCCACCGGTCCCCACTCATCCTCCAACGCCATCGATTGAGCAAACTACGACCAGTTCGATTGGCAGTCCTGGAAGTGGTTCGTTCAATGGTGGATGCGGTATGAAAAATGGAAACCCG GACACGGAGCGGATAGTCGGTGGTCACAATGCAGATCCTAACGAATGGCCCTGGATCGCGGCCCTGTTTAACAATGGACGCCAATTCTGCGGTGGTTCGCTGATCGACAACATTCATATCCTCACCGCTGCCCATTGCGTGGCTCA CATGAGCTCTTGGGACGTGGCTCGCCTATCAGTGAAATTGGGAGATCACAACATTAAGTCCAACACTGAGGTAACGCACACCGAACGACGCGTAAAACGACTCGTGCGACATCGTGGATTCGACTCGCGAACATTG TATAATGATGTTGCAGTGTTAACCATGGACCAAGCCGTACAGTACACGAAGTCGGTTCGACCCATCTGCTTACCAACAGGAGATAGCACCAGAGCTTATAATGGTCTAACAGCGACTGTGATCGGTTGGGGAAGTTTGCGAGAAa ATGGACCGCAGCCTTCAGTTCTGCAGGAGGTGAATCTTCCAATTTGGTCGAACGGCGAATGTAGCCGAAAGTATGGGTCCGCAGCTCCGGGCGGTATTATAGAAACAATGCTGTGCGCGGGTCAATCAGCAAAGGACTCTTGCAGT GGAGATTCCGGCGGTCCGTTGATGATCAGCGACGGCAGATGGACTCAGGTTGGTGTTGTGTCATGGGGAATCGGCTGTGGCAAAGGCCAGTATCCCGGTGTGTACACCCGAGTGACAGCATTCATGCCTTGGATAACGAAGAATACTAAGGACAACTGA